In Heptranchias perlo isolate sHepPer1 unplaced genomic scaffold, sHepPer1.hap1 HAP1_SCAFFOLD_54, whole genome shotgun sequence, the sequence tcagtatctagtcgatgttcctgggtgagtgtcagtatttacaggatgttactaggtgagtgtcagtatttatagtttGTTCGAGGGTGAgtggcaggatttacaggttgttcccgagagagtgtcagtattaactgaatgCACTtgtatgagtgtcagtatttataggatgttcctgggtgaatgtCGGTATTTACTGACTGTTTCtgcgtgagtatcagtattgacaggatgttcctgagtgagtgtcagtatttacaggtgttactgagtgagtgtcagtatttccaggtgttcctgagtgagtgtcagtatttacaggtgttactgagtgagtgtcagtatttacaggtgttactgagtgagtgtcagtatttacaggtgttactgagtgagtgtcagtatttacaggatgttccagagtgtatgtctgtatttacagattatccctgggtcattgtcagtgtttacaggatgttcctgagtgagcgtCATTATTTACGGATTATTCCTTGGTCAATGTCAGTATTTGCTGCTTTTTTTCCTGAATGAGTTTCTATATTTGCAGGATCTTCCTGTGTGAGTGCGAGTACTTACAGGACCTTCCTGCGTGatgtttgtatttacagcatgttcctggGTGAGCGTCTTTATTTAGATGATGACACTGGgcgaatgtcagtatttacaggacgtTCCTGattgtgtgtctgtatttacaggatgttccagattgagtgtctttatttacaggatgttcctgagtgagtgtctgtattcacAGGACGTTCCTGGGTGATTCTCAGTTatgacaggatgttcctggttcagTGTCGTAATTAGCTCTATGATCCTTACGACTGTCAGTATTTAACGATGTTCCAGGATGAGCGTCTGTATTAACCGGACGTCCCGATTGAGTGAGAGTATTTACAGAAAAGCCCTTGAGTCAGTATCAGTATTTGCAGGTTGTCCATGAGTGCATTTCGGtgttgcaggatgttcctgtgtgagtgtcagaattCACAGGATCTTCCTGGGTGAGTATCAGTGATTACAGAATGAACcaggtgaatgtcagtattgacaggatgttcatgagtgagtgtcagtatttacaggatgttcatgagtgaatgtcagtatttacaggatgtaccaggtgagtgtcagtatttatcggaTGTTCCTGGGCGAGGATCATtatttacagtatgttcctgattgagtgtcagtatttacaggacgaTCCTGAGTGATGTCGGTATTTATAGGATgtttctgagtgaatgtcagtgttGACGGAATATTCCTCTGTGAGTcctgtatttacaggaggttcgtgcgtgagtgccagtatttacaggatgctcctgagtgtcagtatttattgaAAGTTCCGGAGTGACTGTCAGTATTACAGGccgttcctgagtgagtttcaatatttacacGGCGTTCCGgagtgactgtcagtatttacaggttgatcCGGAGTGAATGTCGAtatttacagtatgttcctgattgagtgtcagtatttacttgacgatcctgagtgaatgtcagtgtttCCAGGAtgctcttgagtgagtgtcagtatttacaggatgctcttgagtgagtgtcagtatttactggatgtACCTGGTGAGTATCTGtctttacaggatgtttctgagtgaatgtccagtatttacaggattctcctgagtgagtgtcagtatttacagaaaactccttagtgagtgtcagtatttaaaggatgaTCTTAAGTGAATTTCAGGATTTACAGGataatcctgagtgagtgtcattatttaccggatgttcccaagtgagtgttagtatttacagtttgttcctaggtgagtgtcagtatttataggttgttccgacgtgagtgtcagtatttagacgaaattcctgggtgagtgtcagtatttacaggatgttactaggtgagtgtcagtatttatagattgttcgtaagtgagtgtcaggatttacaggttgttcctgggtgagtgtcagaagttacagggttttttttttcccgAGAGAGTGTCAGTATCAACTGAATGCACTtgtatgagtgtcagtatttataggatgttcctgggtgaatgtTGGTATTTACTGACTGTTTCTGCGTGAGTATCGGTattgacaggatgttcctgagtgagtgtcagtatttacaggtgctactgagtgagtgtcagcatttacaggtgttactgagtgagagtcagtatttacaggtgttactgagtgagtgtcagtatttacaggtgttactgagtgagtgtcagtatttacagctgttactgagtgagtgtcagtatttacaggtgttactgagtgagtgtcagtatttacaggatgttcctgaatgagtgtcagtgtttacaggttgttcctcggtgagtgtgatTATTTACAGAatcttcctgagtgagtgtcaggatttacaggatgttcctgggtgagtgtcaggatttgcaggatgttccttggtgcgtgtcagtatttacatgatgTACCAGGTGAGTTTCAATATTAACAGGATGTTCCTGCGTGATGTTTTATCTACACGATATACCAGGTGAGTgtaagtatttacaggatgttcttgagtgacTGTCATTATTTGCTGGCTGTACCTGCTGAGtatctttatttacaggatgtttctgagtgaatgtcagtatttacaggataatcctgagtgtcattatttaccggatgttcctgagtgagtttcaatatttacagcatgttcctgagtgagtttcaatatttacaggatgttcctgagtgagtgtctgcatTTCCAGGAATGTTCCTGAGTGATTGTGAGTATTGAaacgatgttcctgagtgagtgccagtatttaccagatgttcctcagtgagtgtgagtaattacaggatgttcctgcttGATTGTCAGTGTTTAaacgatgttcctgagtgaatgtcagtatttacaggatactcctgagtgagtgtcagtatttacaggatgatctTAAGTGAGTTTTAGTATTTACAGCATaatcctgaatgagtgtcagtatttacaggttgttcccgaGTCAGTGTCAGTATGTATCGGTTGTTCCTAGTtgagtgtcggtatttacaggatgttcctgggaaagtgtcagtatttatcggttGTTCCTAGTTGAGTGTCAGCATTCAGATGATGTTCCTGGGAGAGTGTTAGTTTACAGGTTGttactcggtgagtgtcagtatttacaggatgttcctgagtgagtgtcagtatttacaggatgttcctgggtgagtgtcagtatttacaatatgttcctgggcgagtgtcagtatttacaggatgttcctgggcgagtgtcagtatttacaatatgttcctgggcgagtgtcagtatttacaatatgttcctgggcgagtgtcagtatttacaatatgttcctgggcgagtgtcagtatttacaggatgttcctgggcgagtgtcagtatttacaggatgttcctgtgtgagtgtcagtatttacaatatgttcctgggcgagtgtcagtatttacaggatgttcctgggtgagtgtcagtatttacaggatgttcctgattgagtgtcagtatttacaatatgTTCCTgagcgagtgtcagtatttacaggatgttcctgggtgagtgtcagtatttacaggatgttcctgggcgagtgtcagtatttacaatatgttcctgggcgagtgtcagtatttacaatatgttcctgggcgagtgtcagtatttacaatatgttcctgggcgagtgtcagtatttataggatgttgcCGAGTGAATGTCAGTTTTTACAGCATGTTCCCGAGTGagggtcagtatttacaggatgttcctgagtgcgtgagtatttacaggatgatcctgaatatgtgtcagtttttacaggatttttctgagtgagtgtcagtgtttagaggatgttcctgaatgagtatCTTTACTTACACGATGtcgctgagtgagtgtcagtatttacaggaaagTCCTGAGTGCGTGTCcgtaattacaggatgttcctgagtgtgtgtcagtattttcaggaaaGTCCTGAGTGTGTGTCCGTAATTACAGGCTGttcctgagtgtgtgtcagtattttcaggaagATCCcgcttgagtgtcagtatttacaggatgatcctaaatgagtgtcagtatttacaggctgttgctgaattagtgtcagtatttacaggatgctcctcGGCGAGATTCCTTCTTTATACGATGTTCCTGGGTAGGTCTCAGTATTTCCACTATGTTCCCGAGTGATTGTCAGTATGTACGGAACGATCCTGGgtgattgtcagtatttacagttcgtTCCTGAGcgagagtcagtatttacaggttattcttgagtgtgtcagtattgacagaaagttcctcactgattttcagtaattacaggatgttgctgagtgaatgtcagtatttacatgatgTTACTGTTTgattgtcattatttacaggatgttcctgggtgagtgtcagtatttacatgatgttcctgattgcgtcagtatttacaggatgttcccgagtGTCTGTTAATATTCGCAGGATGTCCCTGAGTGTGTGTCacaatttacagaatgttccagtttgagtgtttgtatttacagcatggtcctggttgagtgtcaggatttactggatgttcctaggtgagtgccagtatttacaaaTTGCTCCTGGTTGAATGTCAGGATATGCAGTCTTTTCCTAGGTGAGTCACATTAATTACAGAATGTTCCTCGTTGACTGTCTGTATTTACAGCACGGACttggtgagtgtcattatttacagattTTTCCTGTTGGTGTGTGAGTATTTGCAGGAATTTCCTGttcgactgtcagtatttacagaatgttccttgcTGAgtatctgtatttacaggatgttcctgtttgtgtgtcagtatttgcaggaattTCCTGttcgactgtcagtatttacagaatgttccatTCTGAGTGTCTGCATTTACCGGATGTCacttggtgagtgtcagtatttatagattgttcctcggtgagtgtcagtatttagacgatgttccttggtgagtgtcagtaattacaggatgttactaggtgagtgtcagtatttatagattgttcctcggtgagtgtcagtatttagacgatgttccttggtgagtgtcagtaattacaggatgttactaggtgagtgtcagtatttatcgattgttcctgagtgaatgtcagtatttagaggatctTCCTGGGTGAACTCAGTTTTTTCAGGAtattcctggttgagtgtcagtatttataggatgttcctggttgagtgtcagtatttacaggatgttcctggttgagtgtcagtatttacaggatgttcctggttgagtgtcagtatttacaggatgtccctgggtgagtgtcagtatttacaggatgttcctggttgagtgtcagtatttacaggatgttcctggttgagtgtcagtatttacaggatgtccctgggtgagtgtcagtatttacaggatgttcctggttgagtgtcagtatttacaggatgttcctggttgagtgtcagtatttacaggatgttcctggttgagtgtcagtatttacaggatgttcctggttgagtgtgactatttacaggatgttcctggttgagtgtaagtatttacaggatgttccttgttgagtgtcagtatttacaggatgttcctggttgagtgtcagtatttacaggttgtttctaaattagtgtcagtatttgctggatctttccatttgtgtgtcagtaattatacGTTATTCTCAAATGATTCTCActctttacaggatgttcctttgtgCGTGTCAGTGCTTGTGGGATGCATAAACTTTGTTTGTATTCCCGTTAGTTTAAAATCTGAGAAGTTATCTAATCGACGTGTTTAAAGTCATAAATGGATTGAATCGGGTAGATACCGACAAATGTTTTCTATTCTGGTGGAATCCAAAAGTAGAGGGCAAATTATTccatttaggagcgaaatcaggaggcactttttgacccaacgggcagtggaaaccttgaacactcttccccaaatggctgtgtgtattgggtcaattcacattttcgagactgaaatcgatagtttTGTGTTTATTAACAAATTATATGGATCAAAAGGGCGGTAAAGGAGTTGAGatgtcgatcagccatgatcttattggatggtgAACAGACTCGAGCGGCTTAATGGCCCACTCCTGGTCCTTTGTTCTAGATTCGCATTGACTTATTGTTATAGAACCTGTACTTACCAACGCACTCGGGCTTTGCCTGAATGGGCACGCACCctggtaaccctgtaaatattgactcacccacccatgtaaacactgacacattctGGCGTCTGCCTGAATATGTACAAGCTCTGGTACTGTttcgttcggcctcagctggagtattgtgcccaattctggtaaccatactttagaaagttcgtcaaagaaagagtgcagaggccATTGGCTAAAATGGCAGCAGGGATGAAGGGtttcattatgtggagagactagtgaagctgggattgttcacttagagcagaaaaagccatggggagatttaataaaggccttcaaaataatgaggggtgttGAGAGAGTAAACAAgtagaaactgtatccactggcaggaggatcggtaaccaaaggaacggatttaagatcattgggaaatgaagcagggggagatgaggagatttttttttcatgcagcgagttgttatgatctggaatgcgttgtctgaaaggtggtggaagaacATTTAACAGttgctttcaaaaggtatttggatatatacttgaaaaggaaacattttcagggctatagggaaagggcaggggagtgggaataattggataactctttcaaagagccggcacgggtacGGTGGGCCGAGTGTCCTCCTTGTGTGCTCTAAGATTATATTACTGTATGAAATACTGACACTGTCCACCGACCCTTGTCTGGAGACTGAATGAAAACATCAACATTAATGGGGGACTTAGTGACTGTACCAAATTTTCAGGGGTTTCAGGGATTATACCACATTAACACGGGATCCGGAGACTGTAGGAATATTGAAAGTTGGATCTATGGACTTCCCAAATGTTTATAGGGGCGCCTAGAATCTGTTGCCTTACCTACAAGAGTTAAAGGGACGGTACATAGAAAcacaaaaacatagaaaataggagcaagagtcggccattcggtccttcgggcctgctccgccattcaaaataatcgCCGCTGATCGTCCAACTAagtcccctgttcccgctttatccccatatcccttgattaaaaAGTGGGTCCACAGGTTATGACAATATTTACTTTGGAACCacggattgtattaatatttacacgtgGATCAAAGGCTCTACCAATATTTAGAGGGGGATGTGATTCATTGGAAACCTATTATCTTTCATGTGTAATTTAATCCCGTTCTTTTATTCAATTCTCAAtccactcctgattccagcagaaatccctgtttgtttctctatttcccagtccaatcactattattatatttaaactCTGTCTCCAGTCGAAAGCCGTATCACAAGTATAATAATCAGGTCCATCAATGGATGCAGTAATAAAGCAGCAAATTTCACCCCGAACtccatcaaactgctgcttttgctcccagcctgatgtataatttccctgtttatttcccttccttacagttaacttagtgacgattgtgatcctatcccaaggaaagtgcggtctctccaaatgtgtcactcgctacctggtggccatggcagcggtggatctactggtcgttttcatcgatctgatattgagacagattccgattgtttattTCGAACAATTTATTTTCCTGTACGACATccgcgtgtgtaatatccacgccgtcctgctttatgcagcgacagactgttctgtctggttcaccgtcactttcacctttgatcgatttgtggccatttgttgccagaaactgaaaactaaatattgcaccgagaaaacggcggctgtggttctgggaacagtgactgtgctgagctgtttgaagaacatcacctggtactttatgttatcGAGTGGGTATGCTCTTGGCAACCTTCCCTGGTTTTGTGCTGTAGACGGTCGTGTTCAATATTCCCGGGTGTGGGGAGCAATCGAACTCAGTCATTATATTCTAACCCCGggggtcccatttgttctgattctgctgctcaatgttgtaatcgtcagacacattgtagtggccaacagagcccgcaggagactccgggaccacagcagtgaagagagtcccagtgacccagaaattacgagtcgaaggaagtccattattttactgttcgtcatctcggggaatttcattctGTTATGGGCGATGTTTATGTTGTATTCTATATGGATGCGGGTGTTGGATTTCGTCGGTGCGACTGTAATTCCGCCTATCGCTCTAatggaactgggattcatgctccagctcctgagttgctgcacaaacacttgtatttatgctgtgacccagactaaattcagagagcagttgaagaaaatGCTTAAATATCCCTTTTCTCTAGTTGTTAAAATCATTAAATGATGAGCAGAACAGAACAATTCCCAGCATCAGAACTCAATCCTCTTTAATATTCTGTCCGACCCGCTCCGCCCCGGTGTTCTGTGATATCGAGATATTGGGGTCAATCGGCTGTGACACTGAACCAGTCCAAAATGCGATCATCGGTTCCCAATTTGAATGGAGGTTTGCGGACGATCACAACCTCTGAGGTCCCTGCGGTGGCTCTTGAATGGGGCCGGGAATTTCACTACTGCTTCCTGTCGAGACATTGTGGGTCTGGCCAATCGTTGGAAGGTGTTTTAAATTATTGAAGGAAATTATCAATTAAATGTTCAGTTACATGACGGAAGACTCCTTTGAATATCAGCCAACTTAAATAGACAACAAGTGAACATTTACAAGAAACACCcggtaaacattaacagactcaaGGAAACACGCTGTAAACTTTCACAGTCGCACAGAATGGCCCTGTAAATAAATTCcgtctcacagaaacaccctgtaaatattaacattcACAGAAACAACATGTAATCATTAAAAGTTTCACAGAAAAACCATATAATTATTAACATtctcagaaacaccctgtaaatattaacagactcacagaaaccacttgtaaacattaacagtttcAAAGAAACACCCTAAAAATATTAATTGTCCCACAGaagcaccctgtaaatatcaacagtgTCACAGAAAGACCTTATAAGCATTAATGCACTCACAGAAACTTCCTGTAAATCATAACCGTCTCACAGATACAACCTGTAAAGAACAGATTCACAGAAACAAGTTGTAAATAATAACATACTCACTGAaagacctgtaaatattaatataatCACATAAATATTGTAAACATTCACAGATTCAAGGAAAAACCCTGTAAAGATTAACAAGTCTCACAGATACACGCAGCAAGTACGAAAATACTGACATATTTCCATACTAATACATTGCCAGGATGTGTTAACAAACTGACAGACGCATCCTGCAAATATTACCGTTGATGAACAGACACCCTGTACCAACCAAAACACTGCCAGAGACTTCCTGTAAACACGAACATAATCCCAATGACTCATGAACATTAACACACCGATAGATTACAGAGGTTAATATTAATACTCTCACTGAGACACTCTGTGCTTCATTGCCCAAGGCCAGAGACACCCTGTGAACTGTAAAACACTCCCGCTGATATCAGCAATATTAAAACCCTGACAGGGACATAGGtgaatattaacaacaataactcccatttatacagcgcctttaacgttgttaAACGTCCTAATgcctttcacaggagcgattatcaaacaaaatttgacaccgagccgccgaaggaaatattaggacaagtaACCAAATTAATCgtgaagaggtaagttttaaggagcgttttaaagggggaaaggaaggttgAGAGGCTGAAAGGTTTAGCGAGGGCACTTCAGaggtcaggcagctgaaggcatggccgccttggtggggcgatgaaaagcgGGGgaaggcaagaggccagaattggaagggcgcagagatctcgaagggttgtctggctggtggaggttacagagataaggtgggTCGAAGCCGTAAATGGATTTGAAGAAAaggatgaaaatttaaaaatgagGGGTTGCTGAATCGGGAGCGAATGTCCATCAGCGAACacagaggggtgatgggaaaaCGGGACTTGATTCGAGTGAGAATTACGGcaaaagagttttggatgagctcaagtttgcagagggtgCAAGGGtggaggccggccgggagagcattgaagtagttgagtctggaggtaacaaaggcatggatgatggtttcagcagcagatgagctgagacaggggttgagatgggcgatgttaaggaggtggaagttggcggtcttggtgacggagaggatatggggtcagaagttcatctcagagtcaaatagggtgctaaggttgtgaacggtgtggt encodes:
- the LOC137315190 gene encoding probable G-protein coupled receptor 139, with translation MKNRKAEYYSNGNSLENFDVERNLVVLVHQSLKANIQVQQAVRKANVNLVTIVILSQGKCGLSKCVTRYLVAMAAVDLLVVFIDLILRQIPIVYFEQFIFLYDIRVCNIHAVLLYAATDCSVWFTVTFTFDRFVAICCQKLKTKYCTEKTAAVVLGTVTVLSCLKNITWYFMLSSGYALGNLPWFCAVDGRVQYSRVWGAIELSHYILTPGVPFVLILLLNVVIVRHIVVANRARRRLRDHSSEESPSDPEITSRRKSIILLFVISGNFILLWAMFMLYSIWMRVLDFVGATVIPPIALMELGFMLQLLSCCTNTCIYAVTQTKFREQLKKMLKYPFSLVVKIIK